TACTATACCAAGACCATTTCAAAGTATCAATTATGCGAGGTCCTACTTATTGATGACCTCTTCAAGGGAAAGATTAATGACAGTGACATTAATATAGTATTTGAGATCATCAACTATAGGTATTTAAATTTTCTTCCTATCATAGTTAGTAGTGAATTTTCTATTGATAGATTACTGGCCTTTGATGAAGGGGTAGCCTCAAGAATATATGAGATGTCAAAAGATTATGTGGTGGAAATTGAGAAGGATATTAGGAATAATTATAGACTTAAGTAAGTTAAAAGCTATTAATAAATTAATCTATGAATGAAAGGAAGTTGTTTTAGATGAAAGCATCAGGAATTATAAGAAATGTTGATCCATTAGGAAGAGTTGTAATACCAAAGGAAATAAGAAAAGTTATGGGGATTAATGAAGGAGATCCTATGGAAATAGTTCAGGTTAATAATGATATAGTTTTAAGGAAATATAGTAAGGGATGTATATTTTGTGGAAGTGATGAAGATATAAGTGAATTTAATACTGTGCCTGTTTGTAGTCGATGTAGAAAGGCTTTAGGTCAGGATTAACTTAGGAAAGGGGATAAGCAAAATGAGAGGTTTACTAATTTTTAAAGATAAAATATTTGGCGAAATAAGATGGGTAAAGATTAATAATAAAGATTATGCAGTTGGGATTGATATAGCAAAAGCTTTAGGATATAAAAAGCCTAATGATGCAATTTCAAGACATTGTAGGGGGGCCGTGAAACACGGAGTAGGGGTAGTTACTGGAAAGAGGAAAGATGGAACGGATGCTATTCAAAATATAGAAATGAGTGTCATTCCTGAGGGGGATATTTTTCGCTTGGCGGCAAAATCTGAATTACCAGGTGCAGAAAAATTTGAAGCTTGGATTTTTGATGAAGTATTACCTTGCATACGAAAAACAGGAATGTATGCAACAGATGAATTATTAGATAATCCGGATTTACTTATTGCTGCAGCTACAAAGTTAAAAGAGGAAAGAGCAGCAAGGTTAGAAGCTGAAAAGAAAGTAAAATTATTGGAACCAAAAGGACAATTCTATGATGATGTTGCAGGGTCCAAAGACTCTATAGAAATGGGACATGTTGCTAAAGTTCTTGGAATTAAGAGAATGGGAAGAAATAGATTATTTTCTTTGCTTAGAGAGAAGAAAGTCTTAGATAAAAACAATATTCCTTATCAGCAGTTTGTTGATTGTGGTTACTTTCGAGTATTAGAACAAAAGTACAACTTATCTAATGGCCAGATTAAAATTAATATAAAAACAATGGTATTTCAAAAAGGTATAGATTTTATATTAAGAAAAATTAGAGAAGAATAAATTAAATATTCTTATAAGAGATAAATACTAAAAATGGAGATTCATCCGAGTAAGGACAAACCTCCATTTTCTATTCAAAACTAAGCCACTTCATATTTAGTAACTTGTCTTTGAGTTAATTGAGCTCCAGATTTCTTAACTAAATCGCCAGAATTAGTTGTAAAGATGTTCTTAGCAATGATATTGTCCATAAGTGTATTTACCTCATCTTTAGTAAGAGTAGGTTTAACACCACTAATGCTTAAATTAGTCTTTAATCCAGCAGCAGTTAAAAAAGTCATAGATAAAGAATATTCCATTTAATCACCTCCATTCTTTCAGTTGTGAATTAAGAAGTATGAGTTAAGAGTTTGCTAAAGCAGAAGATTCATTAACAAAATAATCTCTTGTTGAAGCTTCTAAAACTGCTGTAATAGCATTAGCAACATCGTAGATGTTTTGAGGTGCAGCATTTGTTTTAACGTTAGCAAAAGTCTTCTTGGCATAAATTGGGTCTCCGGCTTTATCAAGTCCTTTTTCTACTTCGATACTGAAAGAAACTGTGTCGATAGTTTTAGTAACAGCCATAGTTTTTTACCTCCTTTATTTTATTTTCATAAAGGATATATGGACAAATGCTTGCTATTACATAAATAGATGAAAATTATTTATATTTTAATCAACAAAGAACTAAAATAGATGAAAAATATTGAAAGGATGAAGATGAAAAACGAATGCTTTATTGAAGGACAAATTAGTATATTGGATTTATCTATTATAGAAACTGTAAAATCAAAGAAAATTATGGTTAAAGAATAACATAAAGAAATAGATAAGTTTGATAGTATTATCAAATTGTAGTCATAACAAAGTTACTACTAAAATGCTAGAGAATGAATTAGAAAGAGATATAAAAGTTACTAGAAAAATTTAAAATACATTAAGAGGTAAGAGAATATTGGAATGGTACATCCCAAAATGATTCAAAGCAATATTATAAGATTAGTAATGAAAAGTAAAATTAATCATATTAGTAGAATTAGGAATGAGAGTTTGTGCAATGATAGGGATATATTTATATATGTAAAATACTTGAATGTAATTGTAAATAAAGAGACAATTTCATAAATAAAATTCAATATTGGGGAAGAGTAATTAAATATTAAAAGCGGTTGGAGATAAATATAATAAATAAATTTTCCGGAATTTAGTTTGAAGTTACAACCTTTGGGTTTATACTGAAGAACTTATTGAAACTTCTGTTAATTATTAAATTTATTTATAATAAAAAATGGGGATTTTTATAAAAGGGAATCTGAAGGCTGTACAAAAAAGAGACTTATAGATTCTGAGGGATTATTTTAAAAAATGGAGGAAACAATCTATGAGAAATAACAAACAAATTATTTTGACCGCATTGGCTAGTGTAATGACACTTTCTATTTTAACCACTTTCGGCATAACAGAAAAATACTCTGTTGCAAACGCTTCAACAACATCGGTAAAAAGTGAAACCGAAAAATCTCCGGTAATTGCTGCAGGGCCTAATATCGCTGTTGTTGAGACAGAGGCTGGAAAAGTTCAGGGATACAGTAGGAATGGAATTTATACCTATCATGGAATTCCATATGCTGCGGCAAAAGAAAGATTCGTGCCAGCAGAGAAAGTAGAGCACTGGGATGGAGTCAAACTTGCTTTTGACTACGGTCAGATATCTCCACAACAACAGAGAGCAGGCGGATCTGACAGCAGCTGGGAAAATCCGTCTAGACAGTTTGCAATGGACAATAACAGTCAGAATCTGAACATCTGGACACCTGGTATTAATGATAAAGCAAAGAGACCGGTGATGGTATGGCTGCATGGCGGTGGATTTTCATCAGGGTCATCTGCACAAACAGCTGCCTATGATGGTGCAAATCTTAGCCAAAAGGGAGATGTTGTAGTTGTCTCAGTAAATCATCGCCTTAATGTTCTTGGACATTTTGATCTTTCTCAATATAGTGAAAAATATAAATACTCTGAAAATGTAGGAATTACTGATATCGTAGCTTCTCTTAAATGGATTCGTGACAATATTGCACAGTTTGGTGGTGATCCTGACAACGTTACAGTATTTGGAGAGTCGGGAGGAGGTGCAAAGGTACTTGCACTTATGACAACTCCATACGCAAAGGGGCTTTTCCAAAAAGGAATTGTTGAGAGCGGTGCGACAGACACAATGGGGGTTAATTTTACTTCACAAGAAGCCAGTAAAAGAGTGACAGAACTTACACTTCAAAACCTTGGAATTACTGCAGATCAGATAGAAAAATTGCAGACTATTCCATATGAAGAACTGTCACAAGCATCTGACAAAGCACTTCAGCAGACGGCAGAAGAACTTCATATCCCGGCAGCACTTGGGACAGGATATGG
The DNA window shown above is from Clostridium beijerinckii and carries:
- a CDS encoding AbrB family transcriptional regulator — translated: MKASGIIRNVDPLGRVVIPKEIRKVMGINEGDPMEIVQVNNDIVLRKYSKGCIFCGSDEDISEFNTVPVCSRCRKALGQD
- a CDS encoding DUF2922 domain-containing protein produces the protein MEYSLSMTFLTAAGLKTNLSISGVKPTLTKDEVNTLMDNIIAKNIFTTNSGDLVKKSGAQLTQRQVTKYEVA
- a CDS encoding carboxylesterase; the protein is MRNNKQIILTALASVMTLSILTTFGITEKYSVANASTTSVKSETEKSPVIAAGPNIAVVETEAGKVQGYSRNGIYTYHGIPYAAAKERFVPAEKVEHWDGVKLAFDYGQISPQQQRAGGSDSSWENPSRQFAMDNNSQNLNIWTPGINDKAKRPVMVWLHGGGFSSGSSAQTAAYDGANLSQKGDVVVVSVNHRLNVLGHFDLSQYSEKYKYSENVGITDIVASLKWIRDNIAQFGGDPDNVTVFGESGGGAKVLALMTTPYAKGLFQKGIVESGATDTMGVNFTSQEASKRVTELTLQNLGITADQIEKLQTIPYEELSQASDKALQQTAEELHIPAALGTGYGLSWEPVVDGDYMPTSPVTKEGFAEAGKDIPLLIGSNLTEWTAFSPIMNMAKAQSDNKDTWTEEEIDKHLKETYGDKADEIVNTFLKAYPDKKKADALYIDSTTIRLPLLKIMSHKADQQGAPVYSYIFSWESPIMNGVFTSYHTSEIPFVFNNIDKADTTIGGGEDAKILEDRMSQAWINFARNGKPSTDNLPDWESYDRQGGATMIFDNKVKLVHNHDKELMKLLAPDYQY